A DNA window from Theobroma cacao cultivar B97-61/B2 chromosome 5, Criollo_cocoa_genome_V2, whole genome shotgun sequence contains the following coding sequences:
- the LOC108660414 gene encoding calcium-dependent protein kinase 13, with the protein MGNCCRSPAAVAREDVKSNFSAHDHARKDSVSKQKPPITVLNGVPKENIEEKYLVDRELGRGEFGVTYLCIDRGTRELLACKSISKRKLRTAVDIEDVRREVAIMKHLPKNSSIVSLKEACEDDNAVHLVMELCEGGELFDRIVARGHYTERAAAAVTRTIVEVVQLCHKHGVIHRDLKPENFLFANKKENSPLKAIDFGLSIFFKPGERFSEIVGSPYYMAPEVLKRNYGPEIDIWSAGVILYILLCGVPPFWAESEQGVAQAILRGLIDFKRDPWPNISESAKSLVRQMLEPDPKLRLTAKQVLEHPWLQNATKAPNVPLGDVVKSRLKQFSMMNRFKRKALRVIAEFLSIEEVEDIKEMFKKMDTDNDGIVSIEELKAGFRNFGSHLAESEVQMLIEAVDANGKGTLDYGEFLAVSLHLQRMANDEHLRKAFSYFDKDGNGYIEPDELRDSLMEDGADDCTNVANDIFQEVDTDKDGRISYDEFTAMMKTGTDWRKASRHYSRGRFNSLSMKLMKDGSLNLGNE; encoded by the exons ATGGGGAATTGTTGTAGATCTCCAGCGGCTGTCGCGAGGGAGGACGTAAAATCTAACTTCTCCGCACACGATCACGCCCGTAAAGATTCCGTTTCCAAGCAGAAGCCGCCGATCACGGTGCTGAACGGGGTTCCGAAGGAGAACATCGAGGAGAAGTACCTGGTGGATCGCGAGCTGGGACGAGGTGAGTTCGGGGTTACTTACCTTTGCATCGACCGCGGCACGCGCGAGTTGCTCGCGTGCAAGTCTATCTCGAAGAGGAAGCTGAGGACGGCCGTGGATATCGAGGATGTGAGACGGGAAGTTGCGATAATGAAGCATTTGCCGAAGAATTCGAGTATCGTGAGCTTGAAAGAAGCTTGCGAGGATGACAATGCGGTTCATTTGGTGATGGAGCTTTGTGAAGGTGGTGAACTCTTCGATAGGATCGTGGCCAGAGGACATTACACGGAGAGAGCCGCCGCGGCGGTGACGAGGACGATTGTGGAAGTGGTTCAGCTTTGTCATAAGCATGGAGTGATTCATAGAGATTTGAAGCCTGAGAATTTTTTGTTCGCTAATAAGAAAGAGAATTCGCCGTTAAAAGCTATCGATTTTGGgttatcaatatttttcaaGCCAG GTGAACGATTCTCTGAGATTGTTGGAAGTCCATATTATATGGCTCCTGAGGTGCTGAAACGAAATTATGGACCAGAAATAGACATATGGAGTGCAGGAGTCATACTCTATATTTTGTTGTGTGGGGTTCCTCCTTTTTGGGCTG AGTCTGAACAAGGTGTTGCACAGGCAATTCTTCGAGGGTTAATAGATTTCAAACGGGACCCATGGCCAAATATTTCAGAGAGTGCTAAGAGTCTAGTCAGGCAAATGTTGGAACCGGACCCAAAGCTTCGTCTCACTGCAAAGCAAGTGCTTG AGCATCCTTGGCTCCAAAATGCTACAAAAGCTCCCAATGTTCCTCTTGGCGATGTTGTTAAGTCAAGgcttaaacaattttcaatgATGAACAGATTCAAAAGAAAAGCCCTGCGG GTTATTGCTGAGTTCTTATCCATTGAAGAAGTTGAAGACATCAAAGAAATGTTCAAGAAAATGGACACTGACAATGATGGCATCGTTTCAATTGAAGAGCTGAAAGCTGGATTTAGAAATTTTGGTTCGCACCTTGCAGAGTCTGAAGTGCAGATGCTTATTGAAGCT GTTGATGCTAATGGGAAAGGAACATTGGACTATGGGGAATTTCTTGCTGTATCTCTCCATCTTCAAAGAATGGCCAATGATGAGCATCTTCGAAAGGCCTTTTCCTATTTTGACAAAGATGGCAATGGTTACATTGAGCCTGATGAGCTTCGGGATTCATTAATGGAGGATGGAGCAGATGATTGTACTAATGTTGCAAATGACATCTTCCAAGAAGTGGACACAGACAAG GATGGACGCATCAGCTATGATGAATTCACAGCCATGATGAAAACTGGTACAGATTGGAGAAAGGCTTCTCGACATTACTCAAGAGGGAGATTCAACAGTCTAAGCATGAAGCTGATGAAGGATGGTTCTCTGAACTTGGGGAACGAGTAG